TCGAAATTAAAAGGGGAGAGTTGTTTACCACTCTCCCCTTTTCTCTATTCATACTGCTGATTGCTAAATCAACCAAAGCGCGCCAGCGCATCAAATTCAAATGACTAAAATAATCACCAGAGGAACACCTCCACCAAACCCGCCACAGGGTCAGACATGGCGCTCCATGATGGACGTGGCGATACGTGAAGCTTTCAAGGCCCGTAAACACGGAGAAGTCCCCATTGGCGCAGCCCTTTTCACAGCAGAAGGCCAACTACTGGCCACCGGGAACAACACCCCGCTCACCAATAACGACCCAACCGGACACGCGGAAATCAATTGTCTTCGTAACGCTTGCGCCGCAATTCAAAACTACCGTCTTCCAAGCGGTTCAATTCTGGCTGTTACGCTGGAGCCATGTATTATGTGCCTCGGCGCACTAATACACGCCAGGGTGGGTGGCATTATATTCGGAGCACCGGACCCCAAAGCCGGGGCAGTAGTATCCAATCTGGAAGGCACAGAACTACCCTTCGCCAATCACAAATTCTGGACCATAGGCGGAGTATGTGAAGATGAATGTAAAGATATCCTACAAAGTTTTTTTCTGCACAAAAGGAAAGGCTAAAAAAATACTAATTCTTAGACAAAATACGATTTATCAATTTTTTATTTAAATCATCTCTAAGGTAAGAATAAGAAACCTTGTCTATTACTTGCTGAGCAAGCTCTTTATCCCTAGCATTAATAGCGGCTTCAGCAATTTTTATATATGACCAATCTCTAGTGGAACTATAGGAAAGTTTTGGAATTAATGTGACAGCAAAACTATAATTTTCTTCTTCTATGGCCCTATTAATCATCTTAGCATATGCAGAATCTCTATCCGAAGAA
Above is a genomic segment from Maridesulfovibrio sp. containing:
- a CDS encoding nucleoside deaminase, translating into MTKIITRGTPPPNPPQGQTWRSMMDVAIREAFKARKHGEVPIGAALFTAEGQLLATGNNTPLTNNDPTGHAEINCLRNACAAIQNYRLPSGSILAVTLEPCIMCLGALIHARVGGIIFGAPDPKAGAVVSNLEGTELPFANHKFWTIGGVCEDECKDILQSFFLHKRKG